CCCGGTGACTCACCTGCGGTGTGACCCCTGCAGCCAACGCCCGCAGCGATAGATCAAAATCAGCCGCGATGGTCAGGTCGGTATCGAAGCCACCGAGATCGCTAAGTAACCGCTGCGCCATAAAGGCACCTTGGTGGAAGACCGGTTGCCGACCCCAGGCGAAGTCTGTGAAAGCGACAGCCGCTGCGGCCAGTGGTCGGGTGGGGTTTCGATCTTCATCCACGAATCGGACGCGGGTTCGCAGCCAGGCTGTTCCAGTTCGCAGTTGGGCTAGTGCCCAGGCCAACTCGTCACTGCTGGTGTAGGTGTCACCAGCGTTCAGGAACTGAATGTGTGAGCCATGTGCTAGCGAGATCCCCTTGTTCATGGCGTCGTAAACACCCTGGTCCGGCTCACTGATCATTCGAGCGCCGTAGTCAGCCGCAGCGCCGACGGCTACCTGCCCGGTGTCATCTGTGGAGGCACCATCAACGATCAAGTGCTCCACGTCGTG
The Actinomycetes bacterium genome window above contains:
- a CDS encoding glycosyltransferase gives rise to the protein EVPPLYVVDCGGHEQMKQDPPQLTVVTVVRNDPKALRLTLASLREQDLHDVEHLIVDGASTDDTGQVAVGAAADYGARMISEPDQGVYDAMNKGISLAHGSHIQFLNAGDTYTSSDELAWALAQLRTGTAWLRTRVRFVDEDRNPTRPLAAAAVAFTDFAWGRQPVFHQGAFMAQRLLSDLGGFDTDLTIAADFDLSLRALAAGVTPQVSHRVTVDVDAAGLSTEEWRKSLWEMHRSRTSDPINLPRGRSWSATAGKTLETGARRGIRKTADAVLGRERVSRWRSKGDGGSGDRE